A stretch of the Corylus avellana chromosome ca6, CavTom2PMs-1.0 genome encodes the following:
- the LOC132184271 gene encoding uncharacterized protein LOC132184271 — protein MLSCFSTSLDLSFHLGFSNNWSLATFRRSRFCHSVERSIIKLGNKQDNGTFVVHNKFVTKDDLLISHSPIAQQDSPPPLVSALKASAEQSVASFHFPGHNRGRAAPSSLTQLIGLRPFVHDLPELPELDNLFSPEGPILDAQRQAAKLFGSSETWFLVGGSTCGIQAAIMATCSPGEFLVLPRNSHISAISAMVLSGAQPKYIIPQYDFDWDIAGGATSSQVEQAIKELEMEGQKAAAVFITSPTYHGICSNLAEISRLCHSHGIPLIVDEAHGAHLGFHPQLPNSALQQGADLAVQSTHKVLCSLTQSSMLHMLGNIVDSERIGRCLQTLQSTSPSYLLLASLDAARAQLSENPDTIFNKAMQLAFEAKHLIKEIPGISVFDLASFSHFPAIDPLRLTIGFWQLGLSGYEADEILCRDHGIICELVGTQSITYAINLGTSRDHIQRLVSGIKHLTGTHAPIHGGKGRLQHRGFTPFADIKMSMIPRDAFFTSKKKVSIAECLGEVCGELICPYPPGIPVLVPGEIITEKTLDYLLDVRNEGAVITGASDPLLTSIVVCNV, from the exons AGTTTTCACTTGGGTTTTTCCAATAACTGGAGTTTGGCAACTTTTAGAAGATCAAGATTTTGTCATTCGGTG GAAAGAAGCATTATAAAGCTGGGGAATAAGCAGGACAACGGCACTTTTGTAGTTCACAACAAGTTCGTCACAAAGGATGATCTTCTAATTTCCCATTCTCCAATAGCCCAGCAAGATAGCCCACCTCCTTTGGTTAGTGCATTGAAAGCTTCTGCCGAACAAAGCGTTGCCAGTTTTCACTTCCCTGGGCATAACAGAGGACGCGCTGCTCCGTCTTCATTAACTCAGCTAATTGGTTTAAGACCATTTGTTCATGATTTGCCTGAGCTTCCAGAGCTTGACAACCTCTTTTCTCCAGAGGGGCCTATTTTAGATGCACAAAGACAAGCAGCCAAACTCTTTGGATCATCAGAGACATGGTTTCTTGTTGGAGGTTCCACTTGTGGAATCCAAGCAGCAATAATGGCAACTTGTTCCCCTGGAGAATTTCTAGTTCTTCCTCGTAATTCCCATATATCAGCTATATCAGCCATGGTATTATCAGGTGCACAACCTAAGTACATCATTCCCCAGTATGATTTTGACTGGGACATTGCTGGTGGCGCAACTTCATCGCAG GTAGAGCAAGCAATCAAGGAATTAGAGATGGAAGGTCAAAAAGCAGCTGCGGTTTTTATCACTTCCCCTACTTATCACGGTATATGCAGCAACTTGGCCGAGATTTCCAGGCTCTGTCATTCTCATGGAATTCCTTTGATTGTTGATGAGGCTCATGGGGCACATCTAGGATTTCATCCCCAGCTGCCTAATTCAGCCCTCCAGCAAGGAGCTGATCTTGCTGTACAGTCCACTCATAAAGTTCTATGCTCTCTTACGCAGTCATCGATGTTACACATGTTGGGGAATATTGTAGACAGCGAAAGAATCGGTAGATGTCTCCAAACTCTTCAAAGCACTAGCCCTAGTTATTTGCTTTTAGCATCATTAGATGCTGCTAGAGCTCAATTAAGTGAAAACCCAGACACCATATTCAACAAAGCAATGCAATTGGCCTTTGAAGCAAAACATTTGATCAAAGAAATACCAGGCATTTCAGTGTTTGACCTTGCAAGCTTTTCTCACTTTCCTGCCATTGATCCTTTGCGACTTACTATTGGTTTTTGGCAGCTTGGTTTGTCTGGTTATGAAGCAGATGAGATATTATGTAGAGATCATGGGATCATTTGTGAACTTGTTGGGACTCAATCCATTACTTACGCAATTAACCTTGGAACTAGTAGAGATCATATTCAGAGGCTTGTATCAGGAATCAAACATCTAACAGGAACTCATGCACCAATCCATGGAGGTAAAGGGAGATTGCAGCATCGTGGCTTTACACCCTTTGCAGACATCAAAATGAGCATGATTCCCAGGGATGCCTTCTTTACAAGTAAAAAGAAGGTGAGTATAGCAGAGTGCCTTGGGGAAGTTTGTGGGGAGCTTATATGTCCATATCCACCAGGAATACCAGTTCTGGTCCCTGGTGAGATTATTACGGAGAAAACTTTGGATTATCTGCTGGATGTTAGAAACGAGGGTGCTGTTATTACTGGTGCTTCTGATCCTTTGCTCACTTCCATAGTAGTCtgcaatgtgtag